Sequence from the Fulvivirga ligni genome:
GGAGCAACATCAGGTTTTACAGTTTACGATCTTTACTACAGAGGTCCTGAGAAAATAAAATACTACGATACAAAATCACCATTCTCTAACCTTGGAGTTATCTGGGGAGGCCAGGGAAGGGCTATCACCGAGGCTACTTATGCCAGAAATATAGATGAAAGGTCAGGGATAGGTTTTGATTTCAGGGGATTATATATTGATAAGCAGATACTTAGAACAAGGAGGGGAGATAGAAACGTAGAAGGAATTTATTATTCAGGTTTTGGTCATTATAAAACCAGAAATGGTAAGTATCAATTGCTAGCCAACTTTGTTAGGAACAGACATAATGTAGATGAATACGGGGGCATTTTCTCTGAAGGACAAGGACCTGACGGTGAGATATTCTTTAACGAAGATGCCAGGCAGACTGTACTAGCCGCAGCAGAAACTGATGAACTACGCACCAACTATCATTTATATAACCAATATCAGATCAACGATTTTCTGCAGCTCTATTATGAATTTGATAGGTATAAGCAGCAAAATGATTTCTTGGATAATAACACTAATGAAGACCCTGATCTAAATCCATTTGATTTTTATGTGCTAGACTCTGCTGAGATAAAAGACAGATCAAAATTAATCTATAGGCAGCATGAGTTAGGTGTGAAAGGAGATATTGGGAAAGGCTTTTATATTCTTTATTATAAAGCCAGAGATGTGTTTTTTAGATACAAATACCTCAACCCTGATGAAGTGGGTGTAGAAGCTAACTACCTGGAGAACTATGCCGGGTTTAACCTTAGATTTGGCAATGACTCTGTAAGTTATATCACCGCCTTTGGAGAATATAAACTAGGAGGCGAATATAAATTAGGAGCAGAGATCAGAAATAAGTGGTTTTTTGCCGAAGGATATAGTGTCAAATACTTGCCAGGGTATATTCAGCAGGCTTATAGAGGTAGTCATGACGTCTGGATAAGAGATTTTGATTCGCCGATTTCATCACGTTTGTCGGCAGGTTTAAACTTAAAATTAGGAGACTTAAGAGTAGAGCCAAAAGCAGAATATAATCTACTAACCAATCACGTCTATTTCAGAAAAGATCCTGACGCTGAAGAGGGAACTCAGACCGTGCTGCCAACGCAGGCTTCGGGTGATATCAGTATATTAAAGGGGAGCTTAAAACTGAGTCTGGATTTCTGGAGGGTATTTAACTTCAACGTGTTAGGAATGTATAGCAATGTTAGTGGAGGTTCATCGGATGCTGTGCAAGTGCCCCAAATGTTTGCAAATGCTCAAATCTCTTATCATGATATTCTTATTGATGGTAACCTGGAATGGCAGATAGGCTTTGACGCTCACTGGCATTCTAGTTATTATGCAAATGGTTATGATCCGGTAATCATGCAATATTACACTCAAAGCGAATTTGAGGTGCCAGCTTTTCCCGTAGTGGATGTATTCGTTAATGCCAAAATCAATAGAGGAAGGTTGTTTATAAAATATAATAACCTGGTAGAGCTGGCCAGAAGCAGAGGCTATTTCGCTACTCCTTATTACCTGGGGCAAACCAGTATTCTGGATTTTGGTTTTAAATGGGCTTTTTATGATTGATGAATCTGGCAAGCATGTCTTAGGCTTAGAGCTACCCACTGATCCCAGGTGGGTGAATATTGCTGAGAAGAATATTGAAGATATCCTCATCGATCATGCTTATTGCGAGCAGAAGGCGGCCACATCCTGCATATCTATGATTGTGAGGTTTCCTGAGAAAGAAGAGCTGGTAGATATGCTCACGCCGGTAGTGGCTGAGGAGTGGAGCCATTTTGAACGTGTGCTTGAGGAAATGAAAAAGCGTGGCTATAAGCTCGGGCCTCAGAGAAAAGATGAGTATGTAGCCAAGTTAAATTCCATAGAAAAGAAGGGTGGGAGAAGAGAGCAGCAGCTGGTAGAGCAACTATTGATCAACGCGTTAATAGAGGCCAGAAGCTGTGAGAGGTTCAGGTTATTATGGAAAAATATAGCTGATGAAGAACTCCAGAAGTTCTATTATGAACTCATGGTTTCTGAGGCTAGTCATTACAAGAACTTCCTGCAATTAGCTAAAAGCTATATGCCTGAAGAGTATGTAATGGAAAGATGGAAAGAAATTCTAGCCGCTGAAGCTGAAATCCTTAAAACTTTAGAAGTACGGGGCGACAGAATGCATTGACCTCATCAGGTTTTTTGCTTCTTCTTCTTTGCCGCAGGGAAAAGAATGTTATTCAGAATTAACCTGTATCCTGGTGAGTTTGGATGAATATTTAGATCTGTAGGTTCCTCATTTACTAAGTGTTGATAATCTTCCGGATCATGACCTCCATAGAAGGTCCAGAAACCTTTGCCGAACACACCGTGCATGTATTTCACCTCATTGATGGCTTTACTCTCCGCCATAATGATCACATCACTCTTGATCAAGTTCTTTTTATAGCCAGTAGTCTGCCCATAAAATCCTTTGATCACTCGTGTATGATCCTGGGTGAGCATAGTAGGGACAGGATCCCATTTGGCTGAGAACTCGAATAAGCTGAAATAATCATTTTCTTCACGTAGACCTCTCTCTGCAGGCTGGTTGTCAATATTAGAGAATTCGTATTCATATGGATTTTTAGATATCACGAAGTTCTCAAAAGCGAAGGTATTACTGTAGTTAAGCTTAGATTGTGCCGAAGGGTCTGCAGGGTCACCATCAAACATTCTTTCCACTATG
This genomic interval carries:
- a CDS encoding tRNA-(ms[2]io[6]A)-hydroxylase, which codes for MIDESGKHVLGLELPTDPRWVNIAEKNIEDILIDHAYCEQKAATSCISMIVRFPEKEELVDMLTPVVAEEWSHFERVLEEMKKRGYKLGPQRKDEYVAKLNSIEKKGGRREQQLVEQLLINALIEARSCERFRLLWKNIADEELQKFYYELMVSEASHYKNFLQLAKSYMPEEYVMERWKEILAAEAEILKTLEVRGDRMH
- a CDS encoding putative porin; its protein translation is MRLRTKLILLFLLGVSIHGYGQIEIPDEENKDRIGSNILDDSTKQIYGPTTTLYTFEENIKFNNPRFWPVDTSVIDLHKFQFTVKENNFYQNLGNIGTAVSPIYPVLPTQIGATSGFTVYDLYYRGPEKIKYYDTKSPFSNLGVIWGGQGRAITEATYARNIDERSGIGFDFRGLYIDKQILRTRRGDRNVEGIYYSGFGHYKTRNGKYQLLANFVRNRHNVDEYGGIFSEGQGPDGEIFFNEDARQTVLAAAETDELRTNYHLYNQYQINDFLQLYYEFDRYKQQNDFLDNNTNEDPDLNPFDFYVLDSAEIKDRSKLIYRQHELGVKGDIGKGFYILYYKARDVFFRYKYLNPDEVGVEANYLENYAGFNLRFGNDSVSYITAFGEYKLGGEYKLGAEIRNKWFFAEGYSVKYLPGYIQQAYRGSHDVWIRDFDSPISSRLSAGLNLKLGDLRVEPKAEYNLLTNHVYFRKDPDAEEGTQTVLPTQASGDISILKGSLKLSLDFWRVFNFNVLGMYSNVSGGSSDAVQVPQMFANAQISYHDILIDGNLEWQIGFDAHWHSSYYANGYDPVIMQYYTQSEFEVPAFPVVDVFVNAKINRGRLFIKYNNLVELARSRGYFATPYYLGQTSILDFGFKWAFYD